From Streptomyces sp. GSL17-111, one genomic window encodes:
- a CDS encoding nSTAND3 domain-containing NTPase, with protein METFDVGRLTDFDFEAVCKDLLELEFGVRLEIFTSGPDGGVDLRHMQGDDPALIVQCKHFHRSGRAKLLAHMRKVEAPKLAHLKPGRYVLATSVELSRAAKDKLYDMLQPFVRSPGDIYGKDDIDALLRKHDQVVRRHLRLWLTSASVLNALMSKSIVTRSHALADAVNATLRTYADNGSLGEALRLLDNRHVCVVAGAPGVGKTTLSHVLCAHYASHGYDIIEIAEDAEEANALWDPGVPQLFYYDDFLGQTAIDEKLGKNEDGRLISLMQRATNSPNKRLLLTTREYILAQARQRYERLDRHRFDIQTCVLDVANYTYGARASILYNHVSASSLPARTKSIFASPDAYAPIVQHENFNPRVIAATLSEAVAFGAAGKRIATEMVANLNDPGRVWGHIVNHQIGPSDTLLLKTQLSFLSGIRMDTLESVWASSGGALRDLHNALKVLDGTMLRSVRHGEVVFVEFHNPSVRDYMRDFISSDHSEMKDFVGRIRLFEQVESLWSMLSSRNAEQVLKALMRCMPELERSAELAFRSETVVVEGHHSAHDNAHRALLYLKLGTAVTSERVHDIGWQSISEDSAISEAWDQQTVQDILSFLGDSKRQDLREFLPQAADQAAEWIMEFDLSDWRSLSDALDFASLLTDFEKGEEAYEYVAGRMDDYVEWALESWMEHGDGSRYDLTEMEAIFRHYESGDGDLYRLDEEIFAKVRALVEASASSLSAPRTPRRPAPARSTGPTVAEREGVARMMATLTSDGT; from the coding sequence ATGGAAACGTTCGACGTGGGCAGGCTGACGGACTTCGACTTCGAGGCCGTGTGCAAGGACCTCCTCGAGCTGGAATTCGGCGTTCGGCTGGAGATCTTCACCTCCGGGCCGGACGGAGGCGTGGATCTGCGGCATATGCAGGGAGACGATCCCGCTCTCATCGTGCAGTGCAAGCACTTCCACCGGTCCGGCCGAGCCAAGCTGCTGGCCCACATGCGGAAGGTCGAGGCCCCCAAGCTCGCCCATCTCAAGCCAGGGCGCTATGTCCTTGCCACATCGGTCGAGCTCAGCCGTGCCGCCAAGGACAAGCTCTACGACATGCTGCAGCCGTTCGTCAGGTCACCGGGCGACATCTACGGCAAAGATGACATCGATGCGCTTCTCCGCAAGCACGATCAGGTGGTCAGGCGGCATCTGCGACTCTGGCTCACGAGCGCTTCGGTACTCAACGCCCTCATGTCCAAGAGCATCGTCACGCGTTCCCACGCCCTCGCCGACGCAGTCAACGCCACACTGCGCACGTATGCCGACAACGGCAGCCTCGGGGAGGCGCTGCGACTCCTTGACAATCGGCACGTGTGCGTGGTCGCCGGGGCTCCGGGAGTAGGTAAGACCACGCTCAGCCATGTGCTGTGTGCTCACTACGCAAGTCACGGGTACGACATCATAGAGATCGCCGAAGACGCGGAGGAAGCAAATGCACTATGGGACCCTGGCGTCCCTCAACTTTTCTACTACGACGATTTTCTGGGACAGACCGCGATTGACGAAAAGCTGGGGAAGAACGAGGACGGCCGCCTCATATCTCTGATGCAGCGGGCGACGAACTCCCCCAACAAGAGGCTTTTACTCACCACGCGGGAGTACATTCTCGCGCAGGCCAGACAGAGGTACGAGCGCCTCGATAGGCACCGTTTCGATATCCAGACGTGCGTGCTCGATGTGGCCAATTACACGTACGGGGCGAGGGCATCAATCCTCTACAACCACGTCTCCGCCTCCAGCCTTCCGGCCCGCACGAAGTCAATATTCGCATCTCCAGATGCGTACGCACCCATTGTCCAGCACGAGAATTTCAATCCGCGCGTCATCGCCGCGACACTGTCCGAGGCTGTAGCATTCGGGGCCGCCGGGAAGCGCATCGCGACCGAAATGGTTGCGAACCTGAATGACCCCGGCCGCGTTTGGGGTCACATCGTCAACCACCAAATCGGCCCATCTGACACCCTCCTACTTAAAACGCAACTATCCTTCCTGTCCGGCATCCGGATGGATACCCTCGAAAGCGTCTGGGCTTCATCGGGGGGTGCACTCCGGGACCTGCACAATGCCTTGAAGGTACTGGACGGGACGATGCTCAGGAGCGTGCGTCACGGAGAAGTGGTGTTCGTGGAGTTCCATAACCCGTCGGTGCGTGACTACATGCGCGATTTCATCTCTTCCGATCACTCCGAGATGAAGGACTTCGTCGGTCGCATCCGGCTCTTCGAGCAGGTCGAGTCGCTATGGTCCATGCTGTCCTCCCGTAACGCGGAGCAGGTACTGAAAGCCTTGATGCGCTGCATGCCGGAGTTGGAACGGAGTGCGGAGCTTGCCTTCCGGTCGGAGACCGTCGTGGTAGAAGGTCACCACTCCGCGCATGACAACGCCCACCGGGCCCTGCTCTACCTGAAGCTGGGAACCGCTGTGACGTCCGAGCGCGTGCATGACATTGGTTGGCAGAGTATCAGCGAAGACAGCGCGATCAGCGAAGCATGGGATCAACAGACGGTTCAGGACATTCTCAGCTTTCTCGGCGATTCGAAGAGGCAGGATCTCAGAGAATTCCTCCCGCAAGCAGCCGACCAGGCAGCCGAATGGATAATGGAGTTCGATCTTTCGGATTGGCGATCCTTGAGCGACGCCCTGGATTTCGCCTCACTGCTGACGGATTTCGAAAAAGGCGAAGAGGCGTATGAGTATGTCGCAGGCCGCATGGACGATTACGTCGAATGGGCTCTGGAGAGCTGGATGGAGCACGGTGATGGGTCCAGATATGACCTGACCGAGATGGAGGCCATCTTCCGTCATTACGAATCCGGGGATGGGGACCTTTACCGGCTTGACGAGGAGATTTTCGCCAAGGTCCGCGCCCTCGTGGAGGCATCGGCATCGTCCCTCAGCGCCCCGAGGACCCCGAGACGCCCTGCGCCCGCCCGTTCGACCGGGCCGACGGTGGCCGAGAGGGAGGGCGTGGCCCGCATGATGGCCACGCTCACTTCCGACGGCACCTGA
- a CDS encoding ATP-dependent nuclease, translated as MHLHSFTVCGFRSLKDVRDIPVSTPTILAGQNDGGKSAVLAALAFLVGNEQLTEDDRTYELDSPDDVDVDDSAPLLRCSTTWVDGQFTLDPWELETFGFPVEELRVRRRAVNGEEPVLECWAPLADDERLRDPSKLSLNEVRALAKQLLPELSSIKRGDIEPALCKYGMAHASASGWVPAPKGMVRRMPRLMPFDGKSADPDAAVKTALMGRYQVHMADPTLEGQLQSIEAGIRERLQGDARSLCEHIQSRCDDLTEVDVEPVVSFTHGFRGAPLRIARTKGETVGLERSGLGSARRISLAIWEWNSRLLTREEFADVDSPADPEAAEDTPPPVQTIVIYDEPDTHLDYGHQRKIMQLIRDQCALPHVNVIVATHSMNLIDGVDIADVVHLRLEHGRTLIERLGADTHDDIDIHLGRIAAAVGLRNSVLLHERCFLAVEGDTEQRVIPMLFRLSEDQSLQSAGVALWACFNNEGALHLAHYLVEHGRSVMLMVDADSRTLPKGLFKEARLQQFFGSAVDDVVRFVGEPDSFNELEELFPDDLWAEAANELWPKGELWTTDDFTAQRGKKFSKEVLNMLRSRSTSGPSGKPDMMFGLVSTLTSPDQVPAQLREVFGEIRKLAAG; from the coding sequence GTGCACCTGCACAGCTTCACCGTGTGCGGATTCCGATCCCTCAAGGATGTCCGCGATATTCCAGTCAGCACACCGACCATCCTTGCCGGCCAGAACGACGGTGGTAAGAGCGCGGTGCTTGCCGCGCTGGCTTTTCTCGTGGGCAATGAGCAGTTGACTGAGGACGATCGTACCTACGAGCTCGACTCTCCCGATGACGTGGACGTTGATGACTCGGCGCCTCTCCTGCGGTGTTCGACCACATGGGTGGATGGGCAGTTCACCCTCGACCCCTGGGAGTTGGAAACGTTCGGCTTCCCGGTAGAGGAGTTGCGCGTACGGCGGCGTGCCGTCAACGGCGAGGAACCCGTCCTTGAGTGCTGGGCGCCGCTCGCGGACGACGAGCGGCTGCGTGACCCTTCTAAGCTGTCCCTCAACGAGGTGAGAGCCCTCGCCAAGCAGTTACTTCCTGAGCTGTCGTCCATTAAGCGCGGCGACATCGAGCCAGCCCTGTGCAAGTACGGCATGGCTCACGCATCGGCGTCGGGCTGGGTTCCTGCTCCGAAGGGGATGGTGCGCCGCATGCCCCGGCTGATGCCGTTCGACGGGAAGTCCGCCGATCCCGACGCTGCTGTGAAAACCGCGCTGATGGGCCGTTACCAGGTACATATGGCGGATCCCACGCTTGAGGGGCAACTGCAGTCGATCGAGGCCGGAATCAGGGAACGCCTTCAGGGTGACGCTCGGTCTCTGTGCGAACACATTCAGAGCCGTTGCGACGACCTCACCGAGGTAGACGTCGAGCCCGTGGTCTCGTTCACTCACGGTTTCCGGGGAGCGCCGCTGCGGATCGCCCGTACGAAGGGCGAGACCGTGGGCCTGGAGCGTTCCGGCCTGGGCAGCGCACGCCGTATCTCCTTGGCGATCTGGGAGTGGAACAGTCGGCTGCTCACGCGTGAGGAGTTCGCCGACGTCGACTCTCCAGCGGATCCTGAGGCCGCCGAGGACACCCCGCCGCCGGTACAGACGATCGTGATCTACGACGAGCCGGACACGCATCTCGACTACGGACACCAGCGCAAGATTATGCAGCTCATCCGTGACCAGTGCGCACTGCCCCATGTGAATGTCATCGTCGCCACCCATTCCATGAACCTGATCGATGGTGTCGACATCGCCGATGTCGTCCATCTGCGGCTGGAGCACGGCCGGACGCTGATCGAGCGACTGGGGGCTGACACCCACGACGATATCGATATCCACCTGGGTCGCATCGCCGCAGCGGTGGGCCTCCGCAACTCCGTTCTGCTACACGAGCGTTGCTTCCTGGCTGTTGAGGGCGACACCGAACAGCGGGTGATCCCCATGCTGTTCCGGCTGTCCGAGGACCAGTCTCTGCAGTCGGCTGGCGTTGCCCTGTGGGCGTGCTTCAACAACGAGGGGGCGCTGCACCTTGCCCACTATCTGGTCGAGCACGGCCGCTCTGTGATGCTCATGGTGGATGCCGACAGCCGGACCTTGCCCAAGGGTCTCTTCAAGGAAGCCCGTCTCCAACAGTTCTTCGGCAGCGCTGTCGACGACGTGGTCCGTTTCGTGGGTGAGCCGGACTCCTTCAACGAGTTGGAGGAACTGTTTCCGGACGACCTGTGGGCCGAGGCCGCCAATGAACTTTGGCCGAAGGGTGAGCTGTGGACCACGGACGACTTCACTGCTCAGCGCGGCAAGAAGTTCAGCAAGGAAGTGTTGAACATGCTCCGCAGCCGCAGCACGAGCGGGCCCAGCGGCAAGCCCGACATGATGTTCGGGCTGGTGAGCACGCTCACCAGCCCTGATCAGGTGCCCGCACAACTGCGTGAGGTCTTCGGTGAGATCAGAAAGCTGGCCGCAGGATGA
- a CDS encoding GNAT family N-acetyltransferase, whose translation MIGLRTFTGLDTIRGDPLDVYADVRVPLLHLPNYAITAFGERLDRHSTEPGFTVVLAYADGRPVGCAYGNTIEHGDRYWQRTSPALAEKYTERPAVALKEIGVRPAWRKTGTARRIHDALPATHDEPYVTLMVNPAAGGGKVHALYRSWGYEDIGQSQPSPASPILTVMIRVVR comes from the coding sequence GTGATCGGACTGCGCACCTTCACCGGTCTCGACACCATCCGCGGCGATCCCCTCGACGTGTACGCCGACGTGCGCGTCCCGCTGCTCCACCTGCCGAACTACGCGATCACCGCGTTCGGCGAGCGCCTGGACCGGCACAGCACCGAGCCGGGGTTCACGGTCGTCCTCGCGTACGCGGACGGGCGTCCGGTCGGCTGCGCCTACGGAAACACTATCGAGCACGGTGACCGCTACTGGCAGCGCACGAGTCCCGCGCTGGCGGAGAAGTACACCGAGCGACCGGCCGTGGCCCTGAAGGAGATCGGCGTCCGGCCAGCCTGGAGGAAGACCGGTACTGCCCGGCGCATCCATGATGCTCTCCCCGCCACGCACGACGAGCCGTATGTCACGCTCATGGTCAACCCGGCCGCCGGTGGCGGAAAGGTCCACGCGCTCTACAGGTCGTGGGGGTACGAGGACATCGGGCAGAGCCAGCCGTCACCGGCCTCGCCGATCCTCACCGTGATGATCCGCGTCGTCCGCTGA
- a CDS encoding phosphotransferase translates to MYSPPADPTDQQRMRRVFAQSAETLDVTVTGPEVWGWHGRTLSSRVEHPDRGACWLRLLSTPQDRAAGKIWEGNRQAAALFDGHVHKPLLHDTTESSSDGYAYQAELHQYVAEPICSHSPVLHTDPDLPTAWWHSLRTDLDYVSVAPTDRVAVRQEWVDRSVPRFLGMPAPKITDWATAHGDLHTANLTSTTPYLLDWEGFGLAPVGHDAAMLLAYSLLVPRFAQRVRDAFPVLKTELGRIAQIIVVTELLQSASRGDHPELVPALRSRAAELV, encoded by the coding sequence ATGTACTCGCCGCCGGCTGACCCTACGGACCAGCAGCGCATGCGCCGGGTCTTCGCGCAGTCTGCTGAGACGCTGGATGTCACAGTCACCGGCCCCGAGGTCTGGGGCTGGCACGGCCGCACCCTCAGCAGCCGCGTCGAGCACCCGGACCGGGGCGCCTGCTGGCTGCGTCTGCTCTCCACGCCACAGGACAGAGCCGCAGGAAAGATCTGGGAGGGCAATCGCCAGGCCGCCGCACTCTTCGACGGGCACGTTCATAAGCCCCTGCTCCACGACACCACGGAGTCCAGCAGCGACGGCTACGCCTACCAGGCCGAGCTACACCAGTACGTCGCCGAGCCTATCTGCTCCCACAGCCCCGTCCTGCACACGGACCCAGACCTGCCGACCGCCTGGTGGCACTCCCTCCGTACCGACCTCGACTACGTGAGCGTCGCCCCCACAGACCGCGTGGCCGTACGACAGGAGTGGGTGGACCGCAGCGTCCCGCGCTTCCTCGGCATGCCTGCCCCGAAGATCACGGACTGGGCGACGGCGCACGGAGACCTGCACACGGCCAACCTCACGAGCACCACCCCCTATCTGCTCGACTGGGAGGGCTTCGGCCTGGCACCGGTAGGCCACGACGCTGCCATGCTGCTGGCGTACTCCCTGCTCGTTCCCCGCTTCGCCCAGCGCGTCCGTGACGCCTTCCCCGTACTCAAGACGGAACTCGGACGCATCGCCCAGATCATCGTCGTGACCGAGCTACTGCAGTCGGCCTCACGCGGAGACCATCCCGAACTCGTCCCAGCGCTGCGCTCCCGGGCTGCTGAACTGGTTTGA